One window from the genome of Nicotiana sylvestris chromosome 9, ASM39365v2, whole genome shotgun sequence encodes:
- the LOC104229334 gene encoding protein NEN4-like isoform X2, with translation MEMMIDGEGEAIVFFDMETTFQDRVLLEFGAISVCPRRLIELDNYSTLIRPADTSFLDTFSGHHGITREDLASAPLFSQVADDIYQILNGRIWAGQNIKEFDCPLIKEAFAEIGWRAPRYRQLIDSLPLLMKMLVYV, from the exons ATGGAGATGATGATAGACGGAGAAGGGGAGGCAATTGTGTTCTTTGATATGGAGACAACATTTCAGGATCGGGTTCTGTTAGAATTCGGAGCCATATCTGTATGCCCGAGGAGGTTGATTGAGCTTGACAATTATTCGACCCTGATCCGACCCGCTGACACATCATTCTTGGATACCTTCTCGGGTCATCATGGCATCACCAGAGAAGACTTAGCTTCTGCCCCTCTCTTCTCTCAGGTTGCTGACGACATCTACCAAATCCTCAATG GGCGAATATGGGCTGGACAGAATATTAAGGAATTTGATTGTCCTCTTATTAAGGAGGCATTTGCTGAAATTGGTTGGCGAGCACCAAGATATAGGCAATTGATTGATTCGCTTCCATTGTTaatgaaaatgttggtttatgtttag